In Verrucomicrobiia bacterium, the following are encoded in one genomic region:
- the thyA gene encoding thymidylate synthase, with translation MDISYKPFLERTPDSQYQDALRAVFERGVRASSAHETGSVTLMGQVNFCYHMSNGYPLIPDRNMDPPPSEKMPIPQWQQAKAEILAFINGAHTQEELEKFGCLSFWRDTVTGEEGERKCKKRGLEVGDLGPASYGAVFGKFPLIEPKLLQKIRHTLSPDALTEFDAALRALKVADGFNQVKAVLNQIKNEPKLRTHWIEPWYSPGIWREDQSVVVCPCHGWIHIRILDDGQLYYHMHQRSGDMVLGVPNNIVEHAGLALAFARATGYPLAQYSHSISDAHLYLNHMEAVETLLSRPPRRLPTMKLREGVDDLFAIRREDFILSDYFPHPGIGGIPLSV, from the coding sequence TTGGATATAAGCTATAAGCCTTTTTTGGAGCGCACACCTGATTCGCAATATCAGGATGCCCTGCGCGCAGTATTCGAGCGCGGCGTCCGCGCCAGCTCGGCGCACGAAACCGGTTCAGTGACCCTCATGGGCCAGGTGAACTTCTGCTACCACATGTCCAACGGTTATCCGCTTATACCGGATCGCAATATGGACCCCCCACCATCTGAAAAGATGCCCATCCCGCAGTGGCAACAGGCCAAGGCGGAGATACTGGCGTTCATCAATGGTGCCCACACACAGGAAGAGCTAGAGAAATTTGGCTGCCTGAGCTTCTGGCGTGACACTGTCACGGGAGAAGAAGGGGAACGCAAATGCAAAAAGCGCGGCTTGGAGGTTGGGGACCTGGGACCTGCATCATACGGTGCGGTCTTTGGGAAGTTTCCCCTGATTGAGCCAAAGCTGCTGCAGAAGATCCGCCATACCCTCTCTCCCGATGCTTTGACGGAGTTTGACGCTGCCCTCAGGGCACTTAAGGTGGCCGATGGCTTTAACCAGGTCAAAGCGGTACTCAACCAGATCAAGAATGAGCCCAAGCTCCGGACACACTGGATTGAGCCGTGGTATTCCCCAGGCATTTGGCGCGAGGACCAATCCGTGGTCGTGTGCCCTTGTCACGGGTGGATTCACATCCGTATCCTGGACGATGGCCAGCTCTACTACCACATGCACCAGCGCTCCGGCGACATGGTGTTGGGGGTTCCCAACAATATTGTGGAGCATGCAGGGTTGGCGTTGGCGTTTGCGCGGGCAACGGGATACCCCTTAGCCCAGTACAGCCACTCCATCTCGGACGCCCACCTCTATCTAAACCATATGGAGGCGGTGGAAACACTGCTCTCCCGCCCACCTCGCCGGCTTCCAACCATGAAGCTGCGTGAAGGTGTGGATGACCTGTTTGCTATCCGTAGGGAGGACTTTATCCTTTCCGACTATTTCCCACACCCTGGGATCGGAGGGATACCATTAAGCGTATGA
- a CDS encoding dihydrofolate reductase, translating to MKGSTFSIMIAIAKNGVIGKDNDLPWPSLRTDMRHFMATTKGKPVMAARKTHESILARSKGKPLVGRHTMVLTRNQEYTTDPKCIVFQDQAKLLEYADSLNDEVFVIGGAELYHMMLPVADKAYVTIVDAEPEGDAFFPLESFSRENGWKEVSRTHFEADEENTYPGDIVIYERLSPYVYIPNARTFDQRMIMRQIRADGVCPFCRENLERYHTQPILAEGRYWVISPSQYPRKGASRYLMAFYKASHIMHLHELPGEAMVELLDHAQRLGIGASGGLAIRFGEPKDTGGSVHHLHAHLIFPDPNQDPVRFKIGPNM from the coding sequence ATGAAAGGATCTACCTTTTCCATCATGATCGCCATCGCTAAGAACGGCGTAATCGGCAAGGATAACGACCTGCCGTGGCCTAGCTTGCGGACGGACATGCGCCATTTCATGGCGACAACGAAGGGTAAGCCGGTCATGGCGGCACGGAAAACCCACGAATCAATCCTGGCTCGCAGCAAAGGCAAGCCGCTTGTTGGGCGCCACACCATGGTGCTCACACGCAACCAGGAGTACACCACCGACCCCAAATGCATTGTTTTTCAGGATCAGGCAAAGCTCTTAGAGTATGCCGACTCCCTGAACGATGAGGTGTTCGTGATTGGTGGTGCCGAGCTCTACCATATGATGCTGCCTGTGGCCGACAAGGCCTATGTCACCATCGTGGACGCAGAGCCGGAAGGGGATGCGTTCTTTCCTCTTGAAAGCTTCTCGAGAGAGAATGGCTGGAAAGAGGTGAGTCGCACCCACTTTGAAGCCGATGAGGAGAATACGTACCCAGGTGACATCGTCATCTATGAGCGGTTGAGCCCGTACGTGTACATCCCCAATGCGCGGACCTTTGACCAGCGCATGATCATGCGCCAGATAAGGGCCGACGGCGTCTGTCCATTCTGCAGGGAGAACCTGGAACGGTACCACACCCAGCCAATCCTGGCTGAGGGAAGGTACTGGGTGATTTCACCTAGCCAGTATCCGCGGAAAGGGGCGTCCCGCTACCTCATGGCCTTCTACAAGGCTTCGCACATCATGCATCTCCACGAGCTGCCTGGTGAAGCGATGGTGGAGCTACTAGACCATGCCCAACGGCTTGGCATTGGTGCTTCTGGCGGCTTGGCAATCCGCTTCGGTGAACCAAAGGATACGGGTGGAAGTGTCCACCATCTCCACGCGCACCTCATTTTCCCAGATCCTAACCAGGACCCCGTCCGGTTTAAGATCGGTCCCAATATGTAG
- a CDS encoding deaminase — protein sequence MGALRIFLGYVPTPHAGYEKLLQELDGTVNAIYVMGSTLLERYPHLKKDLRRLSPESARKSLRGMGFRVEVLEEEALREHFVNQKCTFVLPNEDIMRDLADWLGITDRVEWVSTFLRHTSENSTTPKEIEFDCEVSTEELQQQLMGKAFQVSEQSSDWWRQVGAVAVRDGEILITAYNHHLPTEYTPYIDGDPRSDFKKGLHIECSTANHAEATLISRAARNGIALEGATLYSSTFPCPPCAKLVAEAGFATCYFGEGYGTLDGATVLRDAGTKLVRVHIKSPSP from the coding sequence TCAAGAGCTGGACGGGACGGTGAATGCCATCTACGTCATGGGATCCACCCTACTCGAACGCTATCCACACCTTAAAAAAGACCTCCGACGCCTCTCACCCGAGAGTGCAAGGAAATCTTTACGAGGAATGGGTTTTCGCGTGGAAGTCCTTGAGGAGGAGGCCTTGCGTGAGCACTTCGTCAATCAAAAGTGCACATTTGTCCTCCCTAACGAGGACATAATGCGCGACCTGGCGGATTGGCTGGGCATTACAGACCGTGTCGAATGGGTTTCCACCTTTCTCCGGCACACATCTGAAAACTCAACCACCCCCAAGGAGATCGAGTTTGACTGCGAGGTCAGCACCGAAGAGCTGCAGCAGCAGCTTATGGGCAAGGCCTTTCAGGTTTCTGAGCAGTCTTCAGACTGGTGGCGACAGGTTGGTGCCGTAGCGGTACGTGACGGGGAAATCCTCATCACCGCCTACAACCACCACCTCCCCACTGAGTACACCCCGTATATCGATGGGGATCCTCGGTCAGACTTCAAGAAAGGCCTCCACATTGAGTGCAGCACAGCCAACCATGCTGAGGCGACCCTCATCTCTCGTGCAGCCCGAAACGGCATCGCACTAGAGGGAGCAACCCTTTATTCCTCCACCTTCCCCTGTCCGCCATGTGCCAAGCTGGTTGCGGAAGCAGGCTTTGCCACATGCTACTTTGGCGAAGGGTACGGAACCCTCGATGGAGCAACCGTTCTTCGCGATGCCGGCACCAAGCTGGTGCGCGTACACATTAAAAGCCCCTCACCGTAA